The following are encoded together in the Juglans microcarpa x Juglans regia isolate MS1-56 chromosome 2D, Jm3101_v1.0, whole genome shotgun sequence genome:
- the LOC121248728 gene encoding LOW QUALITY PROTEIN: putative chloride channel-like protein CLC-g (The sequence of the model RefSeq protein was modified relative to this genomic sequence to represent the inferred CDS: inserted 1 base in 1 codon): MSSVIISTADPNADREDSITVPLLSGLRSVPNSSSQVAIVGVNVCPIESLDYEIFENELFKQDWRSRGKLQIFQYTFMKWLLCFLIGLIVSLVGFCNNLAVENLAGMKFVVTSNMMLESRYGMAFLVFSVSNFVLTLFASIITAFIAPAAAGSGIPEVKAYLNGVDAPGIFTLRTLVVKIVGSISAVSSSLLVGKAGPMVHTGACIASLLGQGGSKKYGLTWGWLRFFKNDRDRRDLVTCGSAAGIAAAFRAPVGGVLFALEEMASWWRSALLWRSFFTTAVVALVLRAFIDLCLSGKCGLFGTGGXIMFDVYSESVSYHLVDVPPVLALGVIGGILGSLYNFLLEKVLRIYNLINEKSIGYKICLACSISIFTSCLLFGLPWLATCRPCPADASEACPTIGRSGNYKKFQCPAGYYNDLASLIFNTNDDAIRNLFSKGTDDEFQHSSVLIFFFTCFFLSIFSYGVVAPAGLFVPVIVTGASYGRFVGMLVGSNSNLNHGLYAVLGATSLLGGSMRMTVSLCVIILELTNNLLLLPLIMLVLLVSKTVADAFNGNIYDLIMKAKGFPYLETHAEPYMRQLSVGDVVTGPLQLFHGIEKVGNIVHVLRTTRHNGFPVIDEPPHSECPVLFGIILRAHLVTLLKKKAFLSTPDLTGGFNASKQFLAGDFAKRGSGNDEKIEDIDLSEEEMEMFIDLHPFTNASPYTVVETMSLAKALLLFREIGLRHLLVIPKISSRSPVVGILTRHDFMPEHILSLHPMLARSRWKRLRFRFPPLSKLF, from the exons ATGTCCAGCGTCATCATCAGCACGGCCGATCCCAATGCCGACCGAGAGGACTCCATCACCGTCCCCTTGCTCTCCGGCCTACGATCCGTCCCCAACTCCTCCTCCCAAGTCGCCATCGTCGGCGTCAATGTCTGTCCCATCGAGAGCCTCGATTACGA GATATTCGAGAATGAGCTGTTCAAGCAGGACTGGAGGAGCCGGGGAAAGTTGCAGATATTCCAATACACGTTTATGAAGTGGCTCTTGTGCTTCCTCATAGGTTTGATTGTCAGCCTCGTCGGCTTTTGCAATAACCTCGCCGTGGAGAATCTCGCCGGCATGAAGTTCGTCGTCACTTCTAACATGATGTTGGAGAGCAG GTATGGAATGGCATTTCTTGTATTTTCGGTGTCTAATTTCGTTCTGACTCTGTTCGCGTCTATAATTACGGCTTTTATAGCGCCGGCGGCTGCCGGTTCGGGTATTCCGGAAGTGAAAGCATACCTGAACGGCGTGGATGCGCCTGGAATATTTACGTTACGGACTTTGGTTGTTAAG ATAGTTGGCAGCATTTCCGCTGTATCATCATCCCTTCTTGTGGGAAAGGCAGGGCCCATGGTCCATACTGGTGCATGTATAGCATCATTGCTAGGTCAGGGTGGGTCAAAGAAATATGGTTTAACATGGGGATGGTTACGCTTTTTCAAGAATGACCGAGACCGAAGAGATCTTGTAACATGTGGATCAGCAGCTGGAATTGCTGCCGCTTTCCGTGCCCCTGTTGGTGGTGTGCTGTTTGCTCTTGAAGAGATGGCATCTTG GTGGAGAAGTGCCCTTCTATGGAGATCTTTCTTCACAACAGCTGTTGTGGCACTAGTACTCCGTGCTTTCATTGATCTTTGTTTAAGTGGAAAATGTGGGCTCTTTGGTACAGGGG TGATAATGTTTGATGTCTACTCAGAATCTGTTTCATATCATCTTGTGGATGTGCCTCCTGTGCTTGCCCTTGGAGTTATAGGGGGCATATTGGGaagtttatataattttcttctagAGAAGGTTCTCCGAATTTACAATCTCATAAATGA AAAAAGCATTGGTTACAAAATTTGTCTTGCTTGCTCGATCTCCATTTTCACATCTTGTCTTCTCTTTGGATTACCATGGCTTGCAACTTGCCGACCTTGTCCAGCTGATGCATCTGAGGCCTGCCCTACAATAGGCCGCTCTGGTAACTACAAGAAGTTCCAATGCCCCGCTGGTTACTATAACGATCTTGCCAGCCTCATTTTTAACACAAATGATGATGCTATTAGAAATCTTTTTAGTAAAGGCACCGATGATGAGTTCCAACACTCCTCAGTTCTCATATTCTTTTTTACTTGCTTTTTTCTAAGCATCTTTAGCTATGGGGTGGTTGCTCCTGCTGGTCTCTTTGTTCCTGTTATTGTTACTGGTGCATCCTATGGACGTTTTGTTGGAATGTTAGTTGGCTCAAACTCAAATCTTAACCACGGACTTTACGCTGTGCTGGGTGCTACCTCCCTTCTTGGTGGGTCTATGAGAATGACAGTTTCTCTCTGTGTAATTATCCTAGAATTGACCAATAATCTGCTATTGCTGCCATTAATAATGCTGGTACTTCTTGTGTCCAAGACTGTAGCCGATGCTTTCAATGGCAATATCTATGACCTTATCATGAAAGCAAAGGGATTTCCTTACCTTGAAACTCATGCTGAGCCATATATGAGGCAGCTGTCAGTAGGTGACGTGGTCACAGGCCCGCTTCAGCTCTTTCATGGGATTGAGAAGGTTGGTAATATAGTTCATGTTCTTAGGACTACAAGGCACAATGGCTTCCCTGTAATTGATGAGCCTCCGCATTCTGAGTGTCCAGTTTTGTTTGGTATAATCCTACGAGCTCACCTTGTTACATTGTTAAAGAAGAAAGCTTTCTTGTCCACCCCAGACTTGACAGGAGGCTTCAACGCCTCTAAGCAATTTTTAGCAGGGGATTTTGCAAAGAGGGGTTCAGGCAATGATGAAAAGATAGAAGATATAGATTTATCTGAGGAAGAGATGGAGATGTTCATAGATTTACATCCTTTTACTAATGCTTCACCTTATACTGTTGTGGAGACGATGTCCCTAGCAAAGGCTCTCTTACTTTTCCGAGAAATCGGTTTAAGGCACCTGCTGGTGATTCCCAAGATCTCTAGC AGATCCCCTGTGGTGGGCATATTGACAAGGCACGATTTCATGCCGGAGCACATATTAAGTTTGCACCCTATGCTGGCAAGGAGCCGGTGGAAAAGATTACGATTCCGGTTCCCACCTCTGAGTAAATTATTTTAG
- the LOC121248729 gene encoding calmodulin-binding receptor-like cytoplasmic kinase 3: protein MDLIVLSLLLLMQLPRIYASEIFHSKVCGADHIDYSYSNACELFYINGNAVDKVFFCKALQSYRADGCIFDGYLGSNRCDSDPALADLEFKIGRKLSQKEEGQENRYQNNHPNGHKRLTPKIAGMATTGVLVLCCVSLCACFQRKRKATSHTVLSKEPHSMDSVSSSDVICTSEKIPASPRRVPVSPSPSKFSLSPKLTRLGSLHLTLSQVTKATGNFSPSLQIGEGGFGTVYRAQLEDGQVVAIKRAKKEVFESLRTEFSSEVDLLAKIDHRSLVKLLGYIDRGNERLIITEYVPNGTLREHLDGQRGKILDFNQRIEIAIDVAHGLTYLHQYAEKQIIHRDVKSSNILLTESMRAKVADFGFARLGPLESDQTHISTKVKGTVGYLDPEYMRTYQLTTKSDVYSFGILLIEILTGHRPVDMKRAPEERVTLRWAFNKYNEGNVVELVDPLMEEVVDSEVLMKMFSLAFHCAAPIRDDRPDMKSVGEQLWAIRADYLKSARRGH from the exons ATGGATCTAATTGTTTTAAGTCTGTTGTTATTGATGCAATTACCAAGAATATATGCCTCAGAAATTTTCCATTCAAAGGTTTGTGGCGCTGATCACATTGACTATTCATATTCAAATGCTTGTGAACTGTTTTACATAAATGGGAATGCAGTCGACAAAGTTTTTTTCTGCAAGGCCCTCCAATCTTATCGTGCAGATGGTTGCATATTCGACGGATACCTTGGAAGTAATCGATGTGATTCAGATCCTGCACTAG CTGATTTGGAATTTAAGATAGGAAGAAAACTTTCACAAAAGGAGGAAGGACAGGAAAACCGCTACCAAAACAATCATCCCAATGGTCACAAACGGTTAACCCCAAAAATAGCTGGCATGGCAACAACTGGAGTTTTGGTTCTGTGTTGTGTTTCCCTCTGTGCTTGCTttcaaaggaaaaggaaagcAACATCCCACACTGTTCTTTCTAAGGAGCCACATTCAA TGGATTCAGTTTCTTCTTCTGATGTGATTTGTACTTCTGAAAAGATTCCAGCCAGTCCACGTCGAGTACCAGTATCACCTAGCCCTTCCAAATTCTCATTGTCACCAAAACTTACTAGACTTGGATCATTACATCTCACTCTGAGCCAGGTTACCAAAGCAACAGGCAATTTCTCACCCTCATTACAAATTGGTGAAGGAGGATTTGGAACTGTGTACAGAGCCCAGCTAGAAGACGGCCAAGTGGTTGCCATAAAGCGGGCAAAGAAG GAAGTCTTTGAGAGTCTGCGTACAGAATTCAGTAGTGAAGTTGACCTTCTGGCCAAAATTGATCACCGGAGTCTAGTCAAATTGCTAGGTTATATTGACAGAGGAAATGAACGCCTAATCATCACAGAGTATGTGCCAAACGGTACTCTAAGAGAACATTTGGATG GTCAGCGTGGAAAAATTCTGGATTTCAATCAGCGAATTGAAATTGCCATCGACGTTGCTCATGGCCTAACTTATCTCCATCAATATGCAG AGAAGCAAATTATCCATCGGGATGTCAAGTCATCCAACATTCTTCTGACAGAGAGCATGAGGGCTAAAGTGGCTGATTTCGGATTTGCAAGGCTTGGTCCACTGGAATCTGATCAAACACACATTTCTACTAAAGTGAAAGGGACAGTTGGCTACCTGGATCCTGAGTACATGAGGACCTATCAACTCACTACCAAGAGTGATGTTTACTCATTTGGGATTTTACTTATAGAGATTCTGACAGGTCACCGTCCTGTGGATATGAAGAGAGCCCCTGAAGAGCGGGTGACACTTAGATGG GCCTTTAACAAGTACAATGAAGGAAATGTGGTGGAATTGGTGGATCCTTTGATGGAGGAAGTCGTCGATTCAGAGGTTCTtatgaaaatgttttctttGGCTTTCCACTGTGCAGCACCGATTCGAGACGATCGCCCAGACATGAAATCAGTGGGAGAACAGTTGTGGGCAATAAGGGCAGACTATCTTAAGAGTGCAAGGAGAGGGCATTGA
- the LOC121248890 gene encoding LOW QUALITY PROTEIN: synaptotagmin-5-like (The sequence of the model RefSeq protein was modified relative to this genomic sequence to represent the inferred CDS: inserted 1 base in 1 codon) gives MGFFVGLILGIAMGLALIVGFARCENVRSKRRSALATTIAAFARMTVEDSRKILTPDHYPSWVVFSQRQKLSWLNLHLKKIWPYVDEAASELIKTSVEPVLEQYRPIILSSLKFSKFTLGTVAPQFTGVSIIENGDQDGVTMELEMNWDGNPSIILDIKTRLGVGLPVQVKNIGFTGXFRLIFKPLVEEFPCFGAVCCSLREKKNLDFTLKVVGGDISTVPGLQDAIESTIRDAIEDTLMWPARKVVPILPGDYSDLELKSVGILEVKLVQAKELTNKDIIGKSDPYAVLYVRPLHDRMKRSKIVNNDLNPIWNEHYEFIVEDASTQHLVVKVYDDEGVQTSELIGCAQIQLSELQPGKVKDVWLKLVKDLEVHRDNKQRGQVHLELLYCPNGMANIFTNPFGFNVSMNSLERFLKNGVNGTEAIENEKSVIQKKNEVIVRGVLSVTVVSADDLPAVDLIGKADPYVVLILKKSETRNKTRVVNESLNPVWNQTFDFLVEDGLHDMLILEVWDHDTFGKDYMGRCILTLTRVILEGEYRECFQLDEAKSGKLNLQLKWMPQPVYRDS, from the exons ATGGGGTTCTTTGTGGGGCTGATACTTGGAATTGCCATGGGACTAGCGCTGATAGTCGGCTTCGCCCGGTGTGAGAATGTACGATCAAAGCGCCGGTCCGCACTGGCCACCACCATTGCCGCTTTTGCAAGGATGACCGTCGAAGATTCCAGAAAGATCCTCACTCCAGATCACTACCCTTCCTGGGTCGTCTTCTCTCAGCGCCAGAAGTTGAG TTGGCTTAATCTTCATCTCAAAAAGATCTGGCCTTATGTTGATGAG GCAGCATCTGAGCTGATAAAGACTTCGGTTGAGCCCGTTCTGGAGCAATATAGACCGATTATACTGTCCTCGCTCAAATTTTCCAAGTTCACTCTCGGTACTGTGGCACCACAATTTACAG GAGTTTCTATTATTGAAAACGGAGATCAAGATGGTGTCACCATGGAGTTGGAGATGAACTGGGATGGGAACCCAAGTATAATACTGGATATTAAGACTAGACTCGGTGTTGGACTTCCGGTGCAG GTGAAAAATATCGGATTCACGG TTTTCAGGTTGATTTTTAAGCCATTGGTTGAGGAGTTTCCGTGCTTTGGAGCTGTTTGTTGTTCTCTAAGAGAAAAG AAAAATTTGGATTTTACACTTAAAGTTGTTGGTGGTGACATATCAACGGTTCCTGGGCTCCAAGATGCAATAGAG AGTACAATACGGGATGCTATAGAAGATACTCTTATGTGGCCTGCTCGAAAAGTTGTACCTATTTTGCCTGGAGATTACAG TGACCTGGAGTTGAAGTCTGTTGGGATATTAGAGGTGAAGCTTGTGCAAGCAAAGGAGCTGACAAATAAAGATATCATTGGAAAGTCAGATCCCTATGCTGTATTATATGTACGACCATTACATGACAGAATGAAACGTAGCAAAATAGTT aaTAATGATCTAAACCCAATCTGGAACGAACACTATGAATTTATTGTTGAAGATGCATCCACTCAACATTTGGTGGTGAAAGTTTATGATGATGAGGGGGTTCAGACATCGGAGCTCATTGGGTGTGCTCAAATACAGCTAAGCGAACTTCAGCCCGGTAAAGTGAAGGATGTTTGGTTGAAACTTGTTAAAGATTTGGAGGTCCATAGAGATAATAAACAGAGGGGGCAG GTGCATTTGGAGCTTTTATACTGTCCTAATGGGATGGCGAATATATTTACCAACCCTTTTGGCTTTAATGTTTCAATGAACTCCTTGGAGAGGTTTCTTAAAAATGGGGTTAACGGAACAGAAGCcattgaaaatgagaaatcaGTCATACAGAAGAAAAACGAGGTTATTGTTAGAGGAGTTCTTTCTGTTACTGTGGTATCTGCTGATGACTTGCCAGCAGTGGATCTTATAGGGAAGGCCGATCCCTATGTTGTACTCATCTTGAAGAAATcagaaacaagaaataaaactCGG GTTGTGAATGAGAGCTTGAACCCAGTTTGGAATCAAACTTTTGACTTTCTTGTTGAGGATGGATTACATGATATGTTAATCCTTGAAGTCTGGGATCATGACACATTTGGAAAG